The following proteins are encoded in a genomic region of Dyadobacter sp. UC 10:
- a CDS encoding S66 peptidase family protein, producing the protein MNQIKLPPFLKPGDQIGIVAPASVIKYEDILGGIDIFTNKWGLRVIEGDTLRSAFNQFSASDEMRLADLQRMLDDPCIDAIIAARGGYGCSRIVDQLNFDRFLQHPKWIVGFSDLTVLLSQVLQLGYGSLHAPMAKSITTYGGELAEESLRQLLFGEMPEYKVNPHALNRKGEATATVAGGNLCILNHLIGSETEINTDGTILFIEDISEYLYNLDRMMIQMKRAGKLSNLAGLIVGQFTDMKDNKEPTFGKNANEIIHEHIAEYAYPVCFDFPVGHVGDNRAMGVGMQAKFTVTSENAALQFLPAVPAFI; encoded by the coding sequence ATGAATCAAATCAAACTTCCCCCTTTCCTAAAACCCGGCGATCAGATCGGGATTGTTGCCCCGGCTAGTGTCATTAAATATGAGGATATACTGGGGGGTATCGACATTTTTACAAACAAATGGGGATTGCGGGTAATAGAAGGCGACACATTAAGATCAGCCTTTAATCAGTTTTCGGCGAGCGACGAAATGCGGCTGGCAGATCTGCAGAGAATGCTGGATGATCCCTGCATCGATGCAATTATTGCTGCGCGCGGAGGCTACGGGTGCTCCCGCATTGTCGACCAACTTAACTTCGATCGGTTTCTGCAACATCCTAAATGGATTGTCGGATTTAGTGATCTGACCGTGTTGTTATCTCAGGTACTTCAACTGGGTTATGGCAGTCTGCACGCGCCAATGGCCAAATCCATTACAACTTACGGAGGTGAACTTGCGGAAGAATCGCTGCGGCAGCTCCTTTTTGGAGAAATGCCCGAGTACAAAGTCAATCCGCATGCATTGAACCGGAAGGGAGAAGCTACTGCAACTGTTGCGGGCGGAAACCTTTGCATTCTCAACCATCTGATCGGCTCCGAAACCGAAATCAACACAGACGGTACTATTCTTTTTATTGAAGATATCAGTGAATATCTGTACAATCTGGACAGAATGATGATTCAGATGAAACGTGCTGGCAAGCTTTCCAATCTGGCCGGACTTATCGTCGGACAGTTTACAGATATGAAAGATAACAAAGAGCCGACTTTCGGTAAGAATGCAAATGAAATCATTCATGAACATATTGCGGAATATGCATACCCGGTTTGTTTCGATTTTCCGGTAGGCCACGTGGGCGATAACCGGGCGATGGGAGTAGGAATGCAGGCAAAGTTTACGGTAACTTCTGAAAACGCCGCCCTTCAATTCCTGCCGGCTGTTCCCGCATTTATATAG
- a CDS encoding Txe/YoeB family addiction module toxin: protein MGYPEYKIEFSDNAADDLRYFLKSGQLGLIKKIKNLIDSITENPASGIGKPELLKHNLAGYYSRRIDREHRIIYKVDQQTIRILSLRGHY from the coding sequence ATGGGATATCCTGAATACAAAATAGAATTTTCCGATAATGCTGCTGATGATTTGCGCTATTTCTTAAAATCAGGCCAGCTTGGTTTAATTAAGAAAATCAAAAACCTAATTGATTCAATTACGGAAAATCCCGCAAGTGGAATCGGAAAACCAGAGCTCTTAAAACACAATCTGGCAGGCTATTATTCCAGACGAATAGACCGCGAACACAGAATAATTTATAAGGTAGATCAACAAACAATTCGAATTCTTTCTTTGAGGGGACATTATTAA
- a CDS encoding amidohydrolase translates to MFLKKIMVVVPLFLAQAAAAQTALVSRIDQKAQSIEKKLSDWRRDLHQNPELGNREFKTAEKIAAHLKQLGIEVKTGVAHTGVVGLLKGGKAGPVVALRADMDALPVTERVDVPFKSTVTAEFNGQKTGVMHACGHDTHVAILMGVAEVLSSMKSDLQGTVKFIFQPAEEGAPEGEEGGAELMIKEGVLENPRVDAVFGLHIDSKIEVGKIGYKPGPTMAAVDILTINVTGKQTHGAYPWSGVDPIVTSAQIINSLQTIVSRNLNLTQAPAVVTIGMINGGIRQNIIPESVKMVGTIRTFDEGMHQFVHKRINEIATNVAESAGAKADVKIDILYPVAVNDIPLTEKMIGTLQNVAGKENVSLIPAKTGAEDFSYFQQKVPGLFFFLGGMPKGKNPEEAAPHHTPDFYLDEGSLVLGVRSLARLTTDYMEGAKAQPKK, encoded by the coding sequence ATGTTCTTAAAGAAAATAATGGTGGTAGTACCACTGTTTCTCGCGCAAGCCGCCGCCGCGCAAACCGCGCTCGTATCGCGAATTGATCAGAAGGCACAGTCAATCGAAAAGAAACTTTCAGATTGGCGACGCGATTTGCATCAAAACCCGGAACTGGGTAACCGGGAATTCAAGACGGCCGAAAAGATCGCGGCCCACCTCAAACAATTAGGAATTGAAGTGAAAACCGGGGTTGCTCACACGGGCGTAGTGGGTTTACTAAAAGGAGGTAAGGCAGGGCCGGTTGTTGCGCTTCGCGCGGATATGGACGCCTTGCCGGTGACAGAACGTGTGGATGTCCCGTTCAAATCGACTGTTACAGCCGAATTCAACGGGCAAAAAACGGGTGTAATGCATGCTTGCGGGCACGATACCCACGTGGCCATATTAATGGGTGTGGCGGAAGTACTGTCTTCCATGAAAAGTGATTTGCAGGGTACCGTCAAATTCATATTCCAGCCGGCAGAAGAAGGGGCACCGGAGGGAGAGGAAGGAGGCGCCGAGCTTATGATCAAAGAAGGCGTGCTCGAAAATCCCAGGGTGGATGCAGTTTTTGGCCTGCATATCGATTCCAAAATTGAGGTCGGCAAAATAGGATACAAGCCAGGCCCGACGATGGCGGCAGTTGACATTTTAACGATCAACGTCACCGGAAAGCAAACACACGGAGCTTACCCCTGGTCCGGAGTGGATCCTATTGTCACTTCTGCCCAGATCATCAACTCTTTACAAACCATCGTAAGCCGGAACCTGAACCTCACGCAGGCCCCCGCAGTAGTTACGATCGGCATGATCAATGGTGGCATCAGACAGAATATTATTCCGGAATCTGTGAAAATGGTGGGAACAATACGGACCTTTGATGAGGGAATGCACCAGTTTGTTCACAAGCGGATCAATGAGATCGCTACGAATGTGGCAGAAAGCGCGGGAGCCAAAGCAGATGTGAAAATTGATATTCTCTATCCGGTAGCGGTCAATGACATTCCATTGACTGAAAAGATGATCGGAACTTTACAAAACGTGGCCGGAAAAGAAAACGTCAGTCTGATCCCTGCCAAGACTGGCGCGGAGGATTTCTCCTACTTTCAGCAAAAAGTACCTGGTTTGTTTTTCTTTCTGGGAGGAATGCCCAAAGGGAAAAATCCCGAAGAGGCTGCCCCGCATCACACGCCTGACTTTTACCTGGATGAAGGAAGCCTTGTGCTGGGAGTAAGGTCACTCGCCAGGCTCACAACGGATTATATGGAGGGTGCCAAAGCACAACCAAAAAAATAA
- a CDS encoding DUF2683 family protein, whose amino-acid sequence MATLIINTESQEVIEAVKSLLKKFNVSYNISGEKAYDPEFVKKIKLSEKQIDEGKVVTYEPGTDIWDILNTK is encoded by the coding sequence ATGGCCACACTAATAATCAACACTGAAAGTCAAGAAGTTATTGAAGCAGTAAAAAGCTTACTCAAGAAATTCAACGTATCCTATAATATCAGCGGGGAAAAAGCCTACGACCCGGAATTTGTCAAGAAGATCAAGCTCAGTGAGAAGCAGATCGACGAAGGCAAGGTCGTGACATACGAACCTGGCACTGATATATGGGATATCCTGAATACAAAATAG
- a CDS encoding DUF721 domain-containing protein, which produces MAQHYRFDKEKASRRPGVTPLKDAIDQMLEKYRIRTRFDQSYVVAHWDKIMGSAIATRTKKVYIHERTLFLQIESAPLRNELLRAKSKIIELINREMKSDLVDDVIFI; this is translated from the coding sequence ATGGCACAACACTATCGGTTTGACAAAGAGAAAGCTTCTCGGCGGCCGGGCGTCACGCCGCTGAAAGATGCCATTGATCAGATGTTGGAAAAGTATAGGATCCGAACACGTTTTGATCAATCATACGTAGTCGCGCATTGGGATAAGATCATGGGTTCGGCGATTGCTACACGCACCAAAAAGGTATATATTCACGAGCGGACGCTGTTTTTGCAAATTGAATCGGCCCCGCTGAGAAACGAGCTTTTACGTGCAAAAAGCAAGATCATCGAGCTGATCAACCGGGAAATGAAGAGTGATCTGGTCGATGATGTGATTTTTATTTGA
- a CDS encoding SDR family oxidoreductase, which translates to MENFKNKVVWITGASSGIGEALAIAFAREGAKLVLTARRKEELERVKLATGLPDTSVLVLPMDVTDLEMAGPAAEQVIAQFQRIDIMVHNAGVSQRSYIKDTDLAVYRNLMEIDFFSTVALTKAVLPYMTRQKSGHFIVMSSVAGKIGTIMRSGYNAAKHALHGFYDSLRAEGYVDNIKVTTVCPGYIRTNISLNALNESGSKFGKMDANQANGIPAEECARQILNAVKKDKKEIYIGGFKEVAAIYLKRFFPTLLFDQVRKNIPE; encoded by the coding sequence ATGGAAAACTTCAAAAATAAGGTTGTGTGGATAACCGGTGCGAGTTCCGGAATCGGCGAGGCACTGGCTATTGCCTTCGCGCGGGAAGGCGCGAAGCTGGTATTAACAGCTCGCAGAAAAGAGGAGTTGGAAAGAGTGAAGCTGGCTACCGGCCTTCCTGATACGTCTGTGCTCGTATTACCGATGGATGTGACCGATCTGGAAATGGCAGGTCCGGCCGCGGAACAAGTCATTGCGCAGTTTCAGCGGATAGACATCATGGTGCACAATGCGGGCGTAAGTCAGCGCTCTTACATTAAAGACACTGATCTGGCGGTTTACCGGAATCTGATGGAAATTGATTTTTTCAGTACAGTAGCGCTGACGAAGGCGGTACTGCCATATATGACCAGACAAAAAAGCGGGCATTTCATTGTCATGAGCAGCGTCGCCGGGAAGATCGGTACGATAATGCGCTCGGGCTATAATGCTGCCAAACATGCCTTGCACGGATTTTACGATTCGCTGCGGGCTGAGGGTTATGTTGATAATATTAAAGTGACAACCGTTTGCCCGGGATATATACGTACCAATATTTCATTGAATGCATTGAATGAATCCGGTTCGAAATTTGGCAAAATGGATGCTAACCAGGCAAATGGAATTCCGGCAGAGGAATGTGCGCGACAGATTCTGAATGCGGTAAAAAAGGATAAAAAGGAAATCTATATCGGCGGATTCAAAGAGGTAGCCGCTATTTATCTGAAAAGGTTCTTCCCTACGCTGCTATTTGATCAGGTAAGGAAGAACATTCCTGAGTAG